A window of the Nycticebus coucang isolate mNycCou1 chromosome 3, mNycCou1.pri, whole genome shotgun sequence genome harbors these coding sequences:
- the PTPRE gene encoding receptor-type tyrosine-protein phosphatase epsilon isoform X2, which produces MRSRRGGAIGATGPAPQRSTMEPFCPFLLAGVSLPLARALKGNETTTAESNWTTTTSGPGDPGPAQPLLAWLLLPLLLLLSLLLAAYFFRFRKQRKAVVSASDKKMPNGILEEQEQQRVMLLSRSPSGPKKYFPIPVGHLEEEIRVRSADDCKRFREEFNSLPSGHVQGTFEVANKEENREKNRYPNILPNDHSRVILSQVDGVPCSDYINASYIDGYKEKNKFIAAQGPKQETVNDFWRMIWEQKSATIVMLTNLKERKEEKCCQYWPDQGCWTYGNIRVCVEDCVVLVDYTIRKFCIQPQLPDGCKAPRLVSQLHFTSWPDFGVPFTPIGMLKFLKKVKALNPTHAGPIVVHCSAGVGRTGTFMVIDAMMDMVQAEQQVDVFNYVSRIRNQRPQMVQTDVQYTFIYQALLEHYLYGDTELDVSSLEKHLQALHGTASHFDKIGLEEEFRKLTNVRIMKENMRTGNLPANMKKARVIQIIPYDFNRVILSMKRGQEYTDYINASFIDGYRQKDYFIATQGPLAHTVEDFWRMVWEWRSRTIVMLTEVQEREQDKCYQYWPTEGSVTHGDITIEIKSDTLSEAISVRDFLVTFNQPLARQEEQVRVVRQFHFHGWPEIGIPAEGKGMIDLIAAVQKQQQQTGNHPITVHCSAGAGRTGTFIALSNILERVKAEGLLDVFQAVKSLRLQRPHMVQTLEQYEFCYKVVQDFIDIFSDYANFK; this is translated from the exons GTCCACCATGGAGCCCTTCTGTCCCTTCCTGCTGGCGGGCGTTAGCCTGCCACTCGCCAGGGCTCTCAAGGGCAACGAGACCACCACAGCAGAGAGCAACTGGACCACCACAACGTCAG GCCCTGGGGACCCAGGCCCTGCCCAGCCGCTGCTGGCCtggctgctgctgccgctgctgctgctgctctctcTCCTGCTGGCCGCCTACTTCTTCAG GTTCAGGAAGCAGAGGAAAGCCGTGGTCAGTGCCAGTGACAAGAAGATGCCCAACGGAATCTTAGAAGAGCAAG AGCAGCAAAGGGTGATGTTGCTGAGCAGGTCCCCCTCGGGGCCCAAGAAGTACTTCCCCATCCCCGTGGGGCACCTGGAGGAGGAGATCCGAGTCCGCTCTGCAGACGACTGCAAGCGCTTTCGAGAGGAATTCAAT TCATTGCCCTCTGGACACGTACAAGGAACATTTGAAGTggcaaataaagaagaaaacagagaaaaaaaccgGTATCCCAACATCCTTCCCA atgatcATTCCAGGGTGATTCTGAGTCAAGTGGATGGCGTTCCTTGTTCAGATTACATTAATGCTTCCTATATAGAC ggttacaaagagaagaataaattCATAGCAGCTCAAG GCCCAAAGCAGGAAACTGTTAATGACTTCTGGAGAATGATCTGGGAGCAAAAGTCTGCCACCATCGTCATGTTAACCaacctgaaagaaagaaaagag GAAAAGTGCTGTCAGTACTGGCCAGACCAGGGCTGCTGGACCTATGGAAATATCCGGGTGTGCGTGGAAGACTGCGTGGTTTTGGTGGACTATACTATCCGGAAGTTCTGCATACAACCA CAGCTGCCCGATGGCTGCAAGGCCCCCCGGCTCGTCTCACAGCTGCACTTCACCAGCTGGCCTGATTTTGGGGTGCCCTTTACCCCCATCGGGATGCTGAAGTTCCTCAAGAAAGTGAAGGCGCTTAACCCCACACACGCCGGGCCCATTGTGGTCCACTGCAG CGCGGGTGTGGGCCGGACGGGCACCTTCATGGTGATCGACGCCATGATGGACATGGTGCAGGCCGAGCAGCAGGTCGACGTCTTCAACTACGTATCTCGAATCCGCAATCAGCGCCCTCAGATGGTCCAGACGGAT GTGCAGTACACGTTCATCTACCAAGCCTTACTGGAGCACTACCTCTACGGGGACACGGAGCTGGACGTGTCCTCCCTGGAGAAGCACCTGCAGGCTCTGCACGGCACCGCCTCCCACTTTGACAAGATCGGGCTGGAGGAGGAGTTCAGG AAATTGACAAATGTCCGGATCATGAAGGAGAACATGAGGACGGGCAACTTGCCAGCCAACATGAAGAAGGCCCGAGTCATCCAGATCATCCCTT ATGACTTCAATCGAGTTATCCTTTCAATGAAAAGAGGTCAAGAGTACACAGACTACATCAACGCCTCCTTCATAGAC GGCTACCGACAGAAGGACTATTTCATCGCCACCCAGGGGCCCCTGGCACACACGGTGGAGGACTTCTGGAGGATGGTCTGGGAGTGGAGGTCCCGCACAATCGTGATGCTGACTGAGGTGCAGGAGAGAGAGCAG GATAAATGCTACCAGTATTGGCCAACAGAGGGCTCAGTCACCCATGGAGACATAACCATTGAAATAAAGAGCGATACCCTTTCTGAAGCCATCAGTGTACGAGACTTCCTAGTCACTTTCAATCAG CCGCTGGCCCGCCAGGAGGAGCAGGTCCGCGTGGTACGCCAGTTCCACTTCCATGGCTGGCCCGAGATCGGGATCCCCGCCGAGGGCAAAGGCATGATTGACCTGATCGCGGCTgtgcagaagcagcagcagcagacgGGCAACCACCCCATCACGGTGCATTGCAG TGCCGGTGCTGGGCGAACAGGTACATTCATAGCCCTCAGCAACATTTTGGAACGAGTAAAAGCTGAGGGACTTTTAGACGTCTTTCAAGCTGTGAAGAGTTTACGACTTCAGAGACCACATATGGTGCAAACCCTG gAACAGTATGAATTCTGCTACAAAGTGGTACAAGattttattgatatattttctGATTATGCTAATTTCAAATGA
- the PTPRE gene encoding receptor-type tyrosine-protein phosphatase epsilon isoform X3, with protein MIVEVQGWLDDIGKFHPSSTMEPFCPFLLAGVSLPLARALKGNETTTAESNWTTTTSGPGDPGPAQPLLAWLLLPLLLLLSLLLAAYFFRFRKQRKAVVSASDKKMPNGILEEQEQQRVMLLSRSPSGPKKYFPIPVGHLEEEIRVRSADDCKRFREEFNSLPSGHVQGTFEVANKEENREKNRYPNILPNDHSRVILSQVDGVPCSDYINASYIDGYKEKNKFIAAQGPKQETVNDFWRMIWEQKSATIVMLTNLKERKEEKCCQYWPDQGCWTYGNIRVCVEDCVVLVDYTIRKFCIQPLPDGCKAPRLVSQLHFTSWPDFGVPFTPIGMLKFLKKVKALNPTHAGPIVVHCSAGVGRTGTFMVIDAMMDMVQAEQQVDVFNYVSRIRNQRPQMVQTDVQYTFIYQALLEHYLYGDTELDVSSLEKHLQALHGTASHFDKIGLEEEFRKLTNVRIMKENMRTGNLPANMKKARVIQIIPYDFNRVILSMKRGQEYTDYINASFIDGYRQKDYFIATQGPLAHTVEDFWRMVWEWRSRTIVMLTEVQEREQDKCYQYWPTEGSVTHGDITIEIKSDTLSEAISVRDFLVTFNQPLARQEEQVRVVRQFHFHGWPEIGIPAEGKGMIDLIAAVQKQQQQTGNHPITVHCSAGAGRTGTFIALSNILERVKAEGLLDVFQAVKSLRLQRPHMVQTLEQYEFCYKVVQDFIDIFSDYANFK; from the exons GTCCACCATGGAGCCCTTCTGTCCCTTCCTGCTGGCGGGCGTTAGCCTGCCACTCGCCAGGGCTCTCAAGGGCAACGAGACCACCACAGCAGAGAGCAACTGGACCACCACAACGTCAG GCCCTGGGGACCCAGGCCCTGCCCAGCCGCTGCTGGCCtggctgctgctgccgctgctgctgctgctctctcTCCTGCTGGCCGCCTACTTCTTCAG GTTCAGGAAGCAGAGGAAAGCCGTGGTCAGTGCCAGTGACAAGAAGATGCCCAACGGAATCTTAGAAGAGCAAG AGCAGCAAAGGGTGATGTTGCTGAGCAGGTCCCCCTCGGGGCCCAAGAAGTACTTCCCCATCCCCGTGGGGCACCTGGAGGAGGAGATCCGAGTCCGCTCTGCAGACGACTGCAAGCGCTTTCGAGAGGAATTCAAT TCATTGCCCTCTGGACACGTACAAGGAACATTTGAAGTggcaaataaagaagaaaacagagaaaaaaaccgGTATCCCAACATCCTTCCCA atgatcATTCCAGGGTGATTCTGAGTCAAGTGGATGGCGTTCCTTGTTCAGATTACATTAATGCTTCCTATATAGAC ggttacaaagagaagaataaattCATAGCAGCTCAAG GCCCAAAGCAGGAAACTGTTAATGACTTCTGGAGAATGATCTGGGAGCAAAAGTCTGCCACCATCGTCATGTTAACCaacctgaaagaaagaaaagag GAAAAGTGCTGTCAGTACTGGCCAGACCAGGGCTGCTGGACCTATGGAAATATCCGGGTGTGCGTGGAAGACTGCGTGGTTTTGGTGGACTATACTATCCGGAAGTTCTGCATACAACCA CTGCCCGATGGCTGCAAGGCCCCCCGGCTCGTCTCACAGCTGCACTTCACCAGCTGGCCTGATTTTGGGGTGCCCTTTACCCCCATCGGGATGCTGAAGTTCCTCAAGAAAGTGAAGGCGCTTAACCCCACACACGCCGGGCCCATTGTGGTCCACTGCAG CGCGGGTGTGGGCCGGACGGGCACCTTCATGGTGATCGACGCCATGATGGACATGGTGCAGGCCGAGCAGCAGGTCGACGTCTTCAACTACGTATCTCGAATCCGCAATCAGCGCCCTCAGATGGTCCAGACGGAT GTGCAGTACACGTTCATCTACCAAGCCTTACTGGAGCACTACCTCTACGGGGACACGGAGCTGGACGTGTCCTCCCTGGAGAAGCACCTGCAGGCTCTGCACGGCACCGCCTCCCACTTTGACAAGATCGGGCTGGAGGAGGAGTTCAGG AAATTGACAAATGTCCGGATCATGAAGGAGAACATGAGGACGGGCAACTTGCCAGCCAACATGAAGAAGGCCCGAGTCATCCAGATCATCCCTT ATGACTTCAATCGAGTTATCCTTTCAATGAAAAGAGGTCAAGAGTACACAGACTACATCAACGCCTCCTTCATAGAC GGCTACCGACAGAAGGACTATTTCATCGCCACCCAGGGGCCCCTGGCACACACGGTGGAGGACTTCTGGAGGATGGTCTGGGAGTGGAGGTCCCGCACAATCGTGATGCTGACTGAGGTGCAGGAGAGAGAGCAG GATAAATGCTACCAGTATTGGCCAACAGAGGGCTCAGTCACCCATGGAGACATAACCATTGAAATAAAGAGCGATACCCTTTCTGAAGCCATCAGTGTACGAGACTTCCTAGTCACTTTCAATCAG CCGCTGGCCCGCCAGGAGGAGCAGGTCCGCGTGGTACGCCAGTTCCACTTCCATGGCTGGCCCGAGATCGGGATCCCCGCCGAGGGCAAAGGCATGATTGACCTGATCGCGGCTgtgcagaagcagcagcagcagacgGGCAACCACCCCATCACGGTGCATTGCAG TGCCGGTGCTGGGCGAACAGGTACATTCATAGCCCTCAGCAACATTTTGGAACGAGTAAAAGCTGAGGGACTTTTAGACGTCTTTCAAGCTGTGAAGAGTTTACGACTTCAGAGACCACATATGGTGCAAACCCTG gAACAGTATGAATTCTGCTACAAAGTGGTACAAGattttattgatatattttctGATTATGCTAATTTCAAATGA
- the PTPRE gene encoding receptor-type tyrosine-protein phosphatase epsilon isoform X1: MIVEVQGWLDDIGKFHPSSTMEPFCPFLLAGVSLPLARALKGNETTTAESNWTTTTSGPGDPGPAQPLLAWLLLPLLLLLSLLLAAYFFRFRKQRKAVVSASDKKMPNGILEEQEQQRVMLLSRSPSGPKKYFPIPVGHLEEEIRVRSADDCKRFREEFNSLPSGHVQGTFEVANKEENREKNRYPNILPNDHSRVILSQVDGVPCSDYINASYIDGYKEKNKFIAAQGPKQETVNDFWRMIWEQKSATIVMLTNLKERKEEKCCQYWPDQGCWTYGNIRVCVEDCVVLVDYTIRKFCIQPQLPDGCKAPRLVSQLHFTSWPDFGVPFTPIGMLKFLKKVKALNPTHAGPIVVHCSAGVGRTGTFMVIDAMMDMVQAEQQVDVFNYVSRIRNQRPQMVQTDVQYTFIYQALLEHYLYGDTELDVSSLEKHLQALHGTASHFDKIGLEEEFRKLTNVRIMKENMRTGNLPANMKKARVIQIIPYDFNRVILSMKRGQEYTDYINASFIDGYRQKDYFIATQGPLAHTVEDFWRMVWEWRSRTIVMLTEVQEREQDKCYQYWPTEGSVTHGDITIEIKSDTLSEAISVRDFLVTFNQPLARQEEQVRVVRQFHFHGWPEIGIPAEGKGMIDLIAAVQKQQQQTGNHPITVHCSAGAGRTGTFIALSNILERVKAEGLLDVFQAVKSLRLQRPHMVQTLEQYEFCYKVVQDFIDIFSDYANFK, translated from the exons GTCCACCATGGAGCCCTTCTGTCCCTTCCTGCTGGCGGGCGTTAGCCTGCCACTCGCCAGGGCTCTCAAGGGCAACGAGACCACCACAGCAGAGAGCAACTGGACCACCACAACGTCAG GCCCTGGGGACCCAGGCCCTGCCCAGCCGCTGCTGGCCtggctgctgctgccgctgctgctgctgctctctcTCCTGCTGGCCGCCTACTTCTTCAG GTTCAGGAAGCAGAGGAAAGCCGTGGTCAGTGCCAGTGACAAGAAGATGCCCAACGGAATCTTAGAAGAGCAAG AGCAGCAAAGGGTGATGTTGCTGAGCAGGTCCCCCTCGGGGCCCAAGAAGTACTTCCCCATCCCCGTGGGGCACCTGGAGGAGGAGATCCGAGTCCGCTCTGCAGACGACTGCAAGCGCTTTCGAGAGGAATTCAAT TCATTGCCCTCTGGACACGTACAAGGAACATTTGAAGTggcaaataaagaagaaaacagagaaaaaaaccgGTATCCCAACATCCTTCCCA atgatcATTCCAGGGTGATTCTGAGTCAAGTGGATGGCGTTCCTTGTTCAGATTACATTAATGCTTCCTATATAGAC ggttacaaagagaagaataaattCATAGCAGCTCAAG GCCCAAAGCAGGAAACTGTTAATGACTTCTGGAGAATGATCTGGGAGCAAAAGTCTGCCACCATCGTCATGTTAACCaacctgaaagaaagaaaagag GAAAAGTGCTGTCAGTACTGGCCAGACCAGGGCTGCTGGACCTATGGAAATATCCGGGTGTGCGTGGAAGACTGCGTGGTTTTGGTGGACTATACTATCCGGAAGTTCTGCATACAACCA CAGCTGCCCGATGGCTGCAAGGCCCCCCGGCTCGTCTCACAGCTGCACTTCACCAGCTGGCCTGATTTTGGGGTGCCCTTTACCCCCATCGGGATGCTGAAGTTCCTCAAGAAAGTGAAGGCGCTTAACCCCACACACGCCGGGCCCATTGTGGTCCACTGCAG CGCGGGTGTGGGCCGGACGGGCACCTTCATGGTGATCGACGCCATGATGGACATGGTGCAGGCCGAGCAGCAGGTCGACGTCTTCAACTACGTATCTCGAATCCGCAATCAGCGCCCTCAGATGGTCCAGACGGAT GTGCAGTACACGTTCATCTACCAAGCCTTACTGGAGCACTACCTCTACGGGGACACGGAGCTGGACGTGTCCTCCCTGGAGAAGCACCTGCAGGCTCTGCACGGCACCGCCTCCCACTTTGACAAGATCGGGCTGGAGGAGGAGTTCAGG AAATTGACAAATGTCCGGATCATGAAGGAGAACATGAGGACGGGCAACTTGCCAGCCAACATGAAGAAGGCCCGAGTCATCCAGATCATCCCTT ATGACTTCAATCGAGTTATCCTTTCAATGAAAAGAGGTCAAGAGTACACAGACTACATCAACGCCTCCTTCATAGAC GGCTACCGACAGAAGGACTATTTCATCGCCACCCAGGGGCCCCTGGCACACACGGTGGAGGACTTCTGGAGGATGGTCTGGGAGTGGAGGTCCCGCACAATCGTGATGCTGACTGAGGTGCAGGAGAGAGAGCAG GATAAATGCTACCAGTATTGGCCAACAGAGGGCTCAGTCACCCATGGAGACATAACCATTGAAATAAAGAGCGATACCCTTTCTGAAGCCATCAGTGTACGAGACTTCCTAGTCACTTTCAATCAG CCGCTGGCCCGCCAGGAGGAGCAGGTCCGCGTGGTACGCCAGTTCCACTTCCATGGCTGGCCCGAGATCGGGATCCCCGCCGAGGGCAAAGGCATGATTGACCTGATCGCGGCTgtgcagaagcagcagcagcagacgGGCAACCACCCCATCACGGTGCATTGCAG TGCCGGTGCTGGGCGAACAGGTACATTCATAGCCCTCAGCAACATTTTGGAACGAGTAAAAGCTGAGGGACTTTTAGACGTCTTTCAAGCTGTGAAGAGTTTACGACTTCAGAGACCACATATGGTGCAAACCCTG gAACAGTATGAATTCTGCTACAAAGTGGTACAAGattttattgatatattttctGATTATGCTAATTTCAAATGA
- the PTPRE gene encoding receptor-type tyrosine-protein phosphatase epsilon isoform X4 has protein sequence MEPFCPFLLAGVSLPLARALKGNETTTAESNWTTTTSGPGDPGPAQPLLAWLLLPLLLLLSLLLAAYFFRFRKQRKAVVSASDKKMPNGILEEQEQQRVMLLSRSPSGPKKYFPIPVGHLEEEIRVRSADDCKRFREEFNSLPSGHVQGTFEVANKEENREKNRYPNILPNDHSRVILSQVDGVPCSDYINASYIDGYKEKNKFIAAQGPKQETVNDFWRMIWEQKSATIVMLTNLKERKEEKCCQYWPDQGCWTYGNIRVCVEDCVVLVDYTIRKFCIQPQLPDGCKAPRLVSQLHFTSWPDFGVPFTPIGMLKFLKKVKALNPTHAGPIVVHCSAGVGRTGTFMVIDAMMDMVQAEQQVDVFNYVSRIRNQRPQMVQTDVQYTFIYQALLEHYLYGDTELDVSSLEKHLQALHGTASHFDKIGLEEEFRKLTNVRIMKENMRTGNLPANMKKARVIQIIPYDFNRVILSMKRGQEYTDYINASFIDGYRQKDYFIATQGPLAHTVEDFWRMVWEWRSRTIVMLTEVQEREQDKCYQYWPTEGSVTHGDITIEIKSDTLSEAISVRDFLVTFNQPLARQEEQVRVVRQFHFHGWPEIGIPAEGKGMIDLIAAVQKQQQQTGNHPITVHCSAGAGRTGTFIALSNILERVKAEGLLDVFQAVKSLRLQRPHMVQTLEQYEFCYKVVQDFIDIFSDYANFK, from the exons ATGGAGCCCTTCTGTCCCTTCCTGCTGGCGGGCGTTAGCCTGCCACTCGCCAGGGCTCTCAAGGGCAACGAGACCACCACAGCAGAGAGCAACTGGACCACCACAACGTCAG GCCCTGGGGACCCAGGCCCTGCCCAGCCGCTGCTGGCCtggctgctgctgccgctgctgctgctgctctctcTCCTGCTGGCCGCCTACTTCTTCAG GTTCAGGAAGCAGAGGAAAGCCGTGGTCAGTGCCAGTGACAAGAAGATGCCCAACGGAATCTTAGAAGAGCAAG AGCAGCAAAGGGTGATGTTGCTGAGCAGGTCCCCCTCGGGGCCCAAGAAGTACTTCCCCATCCCCGTGGGGCACCTGGAGGAGGAGATCCGAGTCCGCTCTGCAGACGACTGCAAGCGCTTTCGAGAGGAATTCAAT TCATTGCCCTCTGGACACGTACAAGGAACATTTGAAGTggcaaataaagaagaaaacagagaaaaaaaccgGTATCCCAACATCCTTCCCA atgatcATTCCAGGGTGATTCTGAGTCAAGTGGATGGCGTTCCTTGTTCAGATTACATTAATGCTTCCTATATAGAC ggttacaaagagaagaataaattCATAGCAGCTCAAG GCCCAAAGCAGGAAACTGTTAATGACTTCTGGAGAATGATCTGGGAGCAAAAGTCTGCCACCATCGTCATGTTAACCaacctgaaagaaagaaaagag GAAAAGTGCTGTCAGTACTGGCCAGACCAGGGCTGCTGGACCTATGGAAATATCCGGGTGTGCGTGGAAGACTGCGTGGTTTTGGTGGACTATACTATCCGGAAGTTCTGCATACAACCA CAGCTGCCCGATGGCTGCAAGGCCCCCCGGCTCGTCTCACAGCTGCACTTCACCAGCTGGCCTGATTTTGGGGTGCCCTTTACCCCCATCGGGATGCTGAAGTTCCTCAAGAAAGTGAAGGCGCTTAACCCCACACACGCCGGGCCCATTGTGGTCCACTGCAG CGCGGGTGTGGGCCGGACGGGCACCTTCATGGTGATCGACGCCATGATGGACATGGTGCAGGCCGAGCAGCAGGTCGACGTCTTCAACTACGTATCTCGAATCCGCAATCAGCGCCCTCAGATGGTCCAGACGGAT GTGCAGTACACGTTCATCTACCAAGCCTTACTGGAGCACTACCTCTACGGGGACACGGAGCTGGACGTGTCCTCCCTGGAGAAGCACCTGCAGGCTCTGCACGGCACCGCCTCCCACTTTGACAAGATCGGGCTGGAGGAGGAGTTCAGG AAATTGACAAATGTCCGGATCATGAAGGAGAACATGAGGACGGGCAACTTGCCAGCCAACATGAAGAAGGCCCGAGTCATCCAGATCATCCCTT ATGACTTCAATCGAGTTATCCTTTCAATGAAAAGAGGTCAAGAGTACACAGACTACATCAACGCCTCCTTCATAGAC GGCTACCGACAGAAGGACTATTTCATCGCCACCCAGGGGCCCCTGGCACACACGGTGGAGGACTTCTGGAGGATGGTCTGGGAGTGGAGGTCCCGCACAATCGTGATGCTGACTGAGGTGCAGGAGAGAGAGCAG GATAAATGCTACCAGTATTGGCCAACAGAGGGCTCAGTCACCCATGGAGACATAACCATTGAAATAAAGAGCGATACCCTTTCTGAAGCCATCAGTGTACGAGACTTCCTAGTCACTTTCAATCAG CCGCTGGCCCGCCAGGAGGAGCAGGTCCGCGTGGTACGCCAGTTCCACTTCCATGGCTGGCCCGAGATCGGGATCCCCGCCGAGGGCAAAGGCATGATTGACCTGATCGCGGCTgtgcagaagcagcagcagcagacgGGCAACCACCCCATCACGGTGCATTGCAG TGCCGGTGCTGGGCGAACAGGTACATTCATAGCCCTCAGCAACATTTTGGAACGAGTAAAAGCTGAGGGACTTTTAGACGTCTTTCAAGCTGTGAAGAGTTTACGACTTCAGAGACCACATATGGTGCAAACCCTG gAACAGTATGAATTCTGCTACAAAGTGGTACAAGattttattgatatattttctGATTATGCTAATTTCAAATGA
- the PTPRE gene encoding receptor-type tyrosine-protein phosphatase epsilon isoform X5, which translates to MSNRNSFSRLTWFRKQRKAVVSASDKKMPNGILEEQEQQRVMLLSRSPSGPKKYFPIPVGHLEEEIRVRSADDCKRFREEFNSLPSGHVQGTFEVANKEENREKNRYPNILPNDHSRVILSQVDGVPCSDYINASYIDGYKEKNKFIAAQGPKQETVNDFWRMIWEQKSATIVMLTNLKERKEEKCCQYWPDQGCWTYGNIRVCVEDCVVLVDYTIRKFCIQPQLPDGCKAPRLVSQLHFTSWPDFGVPFTPIGMLKFLKKVKALNPTHAGPIVVHCSAGVGRTGTFMVIDAMMDMVQAEQQVDVFNYVSRIRNQRPQMVQTDVQYTFIYQALLEHYLYGDTELDVSSLEKHLQALHGTASHFDKIGLEEEFRKLTNVRIMKENMRTGNLPANMKKARVIQIIPYDFNRVILSMKRGQEYTDYINASFIDGYRQKDYFIATQGPLAHTVEDFWRMVWEWRSRTIVMLTEVQEREQDKCYQYWPTEGSVTHGDITIEIKSDTLSEAISVRDFLVTFNQPLARQEEQVRVVRQFHFHGWPEIGIPAEGKGMIDLIAAVQKQQQQTGNHPITVHCSAGAGRTGTFIALSNILERVKAEGLLDVFQAVKSLRLQRPHMVQTLEQYEFCYKVVQDFIDIFSDYANFK; encoded by the exons ATGAGCAACAGGAACAGCTTCTCCCGGCTCACGTG GTTCAGGAAGCAGAGGAAAGCCGTGGTCAGTGCCAGTGACAAGAAGATGCCCAACGGAATCTTAGAAGAGCAAG AGCAGCAAAGGGTGATGTTGCTGAGCAGGTCCCCCTCGGGGCCCAAGAAGTACTTCCCCATCCCCGTGGGGCACCTGGAGGAGGAGATCCGAGTCCGCTCTGCAGACGACTGCAAGCGCTTTCGAGAGGAATTCAAT TCATTGCCCTCTGGACACGTACAAGGAACATTTGAAGTggcaaataaagaagaaaacagagaaaaaaaccgGTATCCCAACATCCTTCCCA atgatcATTCCAGGGTGATTCTGAGTCAAGTGGATGGCGTTCCTTGTTCAGATTACATTAATGCTTCCTATATAGAC ggttacaaagagaagaataaattCATAGCAGCTCAAG GCCCAAAGCAGGAAACTGTTAATGACTTCTGGAGAATGATCTGGGAGCAAAAGTCTGCCACCATCGTCATGTTAACCaacctgaaagaaagaaaagag GAAAAGTGCTGTCAGTACTGGCCAGACCAGGGCTGCTGGACCTATGGAAATATCCGGGTGTGCGTGGAAGACTGCGTGGTTTTGGTGGACTATACTATCCGGAAGTTCTGCATACAACCA CAGCTGCCCGATGGCTGCAAGGCCCCCCGGCTCGTCTCACAGCTGCACTTCACCAGCTGGCCTGATTTTGGGGTGCCCTTTACCCCCATCGGGATGCTGAAGTTCCTCAAGAAAGTGAAGGCGCTTAACCCCACACACGCCGGGCCCATTGTGGTCCACTGCAG CGCGGGTGTGGGCCGGACGGGCACCTTCATGGTGATCGACGCCATGATGGACATGGTGCAGGCCGAGCAGCAGGTCGACGTCTTCAACTACGTATCTCGAATCCGCAATCAGCGCCCTCAGATGGTCCAGACGGAT GTGCAGTACACGTTCATCTACCAAGCCTTACTGGAGCACTACCTCTACGGGGACACGGAGCTGGACGTGTCCTCCCTGGAGAAGCACCTGCAGGCTCTGCACGGCACCGCCTCCCACTTTGACAAGATCGGGCTGGAGGAGGAGTTCAGG AAATTGACAAATGTCCGGATCATGAAGGAGAACATGAGGACGGGCAACTTGCCAGCCAACATGAAGAAGGCCCGAGTCATCCAGATCATCCCTT ATGACTTCAATCGAGTTATCCTTTCAATGAAAAGAGGTCAAGAGTACACAGACTACATCAACGCCTCCTTCATAGAC GGCTACCGACAGAAGGACTATTTCATCGCCACCCAGGGGCCCCTGGCACACACGGTGGAGGACTTCTGGAGGATGGTCTGGGAGTGGAGGTCCCGCACAATCGTGATGCTGACTGAGGTGCAGGAGAGAGAGCAG GATAAATGCTACCAGTATTGGCCAACAGAGGGCTCAGTCACCCATGGAGACATAACCATTGAAATAAAGAGCGATACCCTTTCTGAAGCCATCAGTGTACGAGACTTCCTAGTCACTTTCAATCAG CCGCTGGCCCGCCAGGAGGAGCAGGTCCGCGTGGTACGCCAGTTCCACTTCCATGGCTGGCCCGAGATCGGGATCCCCGCCGAGGGCAAAGGCATGATTGACCTGATCGCGGCTgtgcagaagcagcagcagcagacgGGCAACCACCCCATCACGGTGCATTGCAG TGCCGGTGCTGGGCGAACAGGTACATTCATAGCCCTCAGCAACATTTTGGAACGAGTAAAAGCTGAGGGACTTTTAGACGTCTTTCAAGCTGTGAAGAGTTTACGACTTCAGAGACCACATATGGTGCAAACCCTG gAACAGTATGAATTCTGCTACAAAGTGGTACAAGattttattgatatattttctGATTATGCTAATTTCAAATGA